One genomic segment of Bacteroidales bacterium includes these proteins:
- a CDS encoding S9 family peptidase: MKNIKKIAIILLGFILISNFSFSQKYKEISVADLWKKWTFWAGSVYGIRSMNDGTHYTTSTRNGDIIKYSYNTGDVTDTVFKASEFKIVPDEYEFNSNESKILLQTNYERIYRRSFTANYYVYNIKTNKIAEVSKNGKQQIASFSPDAENIAFIRDNNIFIKNLKTGNEKQITAGGKKNEIINGIPDWVYEEEFEFNKAYEWSPDGKKIAYIKFNESNVKMFDMTVYAGDFPKIEQNKLYPENRTFKYPKAGEDNSIVSVHIYNLETGKTIPVDIGSETDIYIPRLRWTKDINKLAVFRMNRLQNKFELLYADPNTGKTNTAYTETNKYYFDETDFDNLQFTDDGKYFVMTSERDGYRHLYLHDISGKEIIQLTKGKWDITDFLGYDSANKMFYYQSAEESPIHRAIYKINIKGKKKEKLSEKKGTNNAEFSKNFKYYINFFSNSETPKYITLHNSKKDLIRVLKDNSRIKSLIKEYGGVNKKFFKFKASENVELNAYMITPPDFKETEKYPVIITQYSGPGSQQVLDRWSFGWDNLLAQKGIIVLCVDPRGTGGRGEEFRKQTYQQLGKLETVDLIETAKYLKTLPYINKEKIGIWGWSYGGFMTSLCMTKGADDFSTGIAVAPVTNWRYYDNIYTERFMRTPQENPTGYDDNSPINFADKLKGDFLIVHGSADDNVHLQNTVEFTEALVQADKQFQQFIYTNRNHSIYGGNTRFHLYTMMLNFWEEYLLNKK; encoded by the coding sequence ATGAAGAATATTAAGAAAATTGCAATAATACTGTTAGGTTTTATTTTAATCTCAAATTTCTCTTTTTCACAAAAATATAAAGAAATTTCAGTTGCAGATTTATGGAAAAAATGGACTTTTTGGGCAGGCTCAGTATACGGCATCAGGTCTATGAATGACGGAACACATTATACAACAAGCACAAGAAACGGCGATATTATTAAATACAGTTATAACACAGGAGATGTTACAGATACAGTATTTAAAGCTTCTGAATTTAAAATTGTACCCGATGAATACGAATTTAATTCGAATGAATCAAAAATATTACTCCAAACAAACTATGAACGTATTTACAGAAGGTCATTTACTGCAAATTATTATGTTTATAACATTAAGACGAATAAAATTGCAGAAGTTTCAAAAAATGGAAAACAGCAAATAGCAAGTTTCTCTCCCGATGCCGAAAATATTGCCTTTATCAGAGATAACAACATATTTATAAAAAACCTTAAAACCGGTAATGAAAAACAAATCACTGCCGGCGGAAAGAAAAATGAAATAATAAACGGAATTCCTGATTGGGTTTACGAAGAAGAATTTGAATTTAACAAAGCGTATGAATGGTCGCCTGACGGAAAGAAAATCGCATACATTAAATTTAACGAATCCAATGTAAAAATGTTTGATATGACAGTTTATGCAGGTGATTTCCCTAAAATTGAGCAAAATAAGTTATATCCCGAAAACAGAACTTTCAAATATCCGAAAGCCGGAGAAGATAATTCAATTGTAAGTGTTCATATCTATAACCTTGAAACAGGAAAAACAATTCCTGTTGATATAGGCTCAGAAACTGACATTTACATTCCGAGATTAAGGTGGACAAAAGATATTAACAAGTTAGCAGTATTCAGAATGAACCGATTGCAAAATAAATTTGAATTATTATATGCCGACCCTAATACCGGAAAAACAAATACGGCATATACCGAAACAAATAAATATTACTTTGATGAAACTGATTTTGATAACTTACAATTTACCGATGACGGAAAATATTTTGTAATGACAAGTGAAAGAGACGGATACAGACATTTATATTTGCACGATATAAGCGGCAAAGAAATTATACAATTAACAAAAGGCAAATGGGATATTACCGATTTTTTGGGCTATGACTCTGCAAACAAAATGTTCTATTATCAATCAGCAGAAGAATCACCGATACACAGAGCAATATACAAAATAAATATTAAGGGGAAGAAAAAAGAAAAACTGTCAGAAAAAAAAGGAACAAATAATGCTGAATTCAGCAAAAACTTTAAATATTACATTAACTTCTTTTCTAATTCCGAAACCCCGAAATATATTACACTTCACAACTCTAAAAAAGATTTAATAAGAGTTTTAAAAGATAACAGCAGAATAAAATCATTAATAAAAGAATACGGAGGAGTAAATAAAAAGTTCTTCAAATTTAAAGCTTCCGAAAATGTTGAACTGAACGCATACATGATAACTCCTCCTGATTTCAAAGAAACCGAAAAATACCCGGTTATTATTACACAATACAGCGGACCGGGTTCACAACAAGTACTTGACCGTTGGAGCTTCGGTTGGGATAACTTACTGGCACAAAAAGGAATAATAGTACTTTGTGTTGACCCCAGAGGAACAGGAGGCAGAGGTGAAGAATTCAGAAAACAAACCTATCAACAACTCGGTAAACTTGAAACAGTTGACTTAATTGAAACTGCAAAATATTTAAAAACTTTGCCGTACATTAACAAAGAAAAAATCGGAATATGGGGTTGGAGTTACGGCGGGTTTATGACATCGCTTTGCATGACAAAAGGAGCTGATGATTTCAGTACAGGAATTGCAGTTGCACCCGTTACAAATTGGAGGTATTATGATAACATCTATACAGAACGATTTATGCGAACACCACAAGAAAACCCGACAGGTTATGATGATAATTCCCCTATTAATTTTGCCGACAAACTAAAAGGCGACTTTTTAATTGTACACGGCTCTGCCGATGATAACGTTCACCTGCAAAATACTGTCGAATTTACGGAAGCATTAGTTCAAGCCGACAAACAATTTCAACAATTTATTTACACAAACAGAAATCACAGCATATACGGAGGCAATACCCGATTCCACCTATACACAATGATGCTGAACTTTTGGGAAGAATATTTATTGAATAAAAAATAA